A genomic window from Ciona intestinalis chromosome 8, KH, whole genome shotgun sequence includes:
- the LOC100180983 gene encoding DNA polymerase delta subunit 2, with translation MEVDGDMETDETIHTRQSCERENLSKRFTVINEPYERQYAHIYFVRSEIMRPKVIQAAQRKWGDGVKINKLSEIEEGEKCCIVGTLFKQMELQPSILKEISEEVHVQIQPERKRFISDDDKLILEDTMQRISLTGNISAGDCFTGTVVALLGKETKSGHFNVEDFTYAGLPSQIPAPDLVGNDNYVLFVSGLGIGGKKEKTLQIQMLIDYILGMLGGSEDHEVSSKIVHVIVAGNSLAGETLDKEAQTKARYLTYKSEASTVQAISDLDFFLSQLVPFVSVDLMGGEFDPTNHVLPQKPMHPCMFPSSRRFYDNTFHTVSNPYECKINGVYILGTSGQNLDNLKSYSNVDDDIKLLSSMIECQHVAPTAPDTLGCFPFYKSDPFIIEQCPHVFFSGNQSKYFSSVKKGAEGQKVLLLAVPAFTQTCSAVLVNLKDLTAEEINFEADWSQSNSSVGEISPEK, from the coding sequence ATGGAAGTAGACGGAGACATGGAAACGGACGAAACAATTCACACCAGGCAGTCCTGTGAACGAGAAAACCTTTCAAAGAGGTTTACTGTAATTAACGAACCCTATGAACGGCAATATGCACATATATACTTTGTAAGAAGTGAAATTATGCGACCCAAAGTGATTCAAGCTGCTCAGCGCAAATGGGGTGACGGcgtaaagataaataagctTTCTGAGATAGAAGAAGGAGAGAAATGCTGCATTGTTGGAACTCTGTTCAAGCAGATGGAGTTACAACcaagtattttaaaagaaatcaGTGAAGAAGTTCATGTACAGATACAACCAGAGAGAAAACGTTTCATCAGTGATGACGACAAGTTAATTTTGGAAGATACCATGCAAAGAATCTCACTCACTGGGAACATATCTGCTGGAGACTGTTTTACAGGTACTGTAGTTGCCCTGCTCGGTAAAGAAACCAAGTCTGGACATTTTAATGTGGAAGATTTTACATATGCTGGATTACCTTCCCAAATACCAGCGCCAGATTTGGTGGGAAATGATAATTATGTGCTGTTTGTGTCGGGATTGGGTATAGGtggaaagaaagaaaaaacattacaaatacAGATGCTTATTGATTATATTCTTGGGATGCTTGGAGGCTCAGAAGATCATGAAGTGTCATCCAAAATTGTGCATGTTATTGTTGCCGGGAATTCTTTGGCTGGGGAGACCTTGGATAAAGAAGCACAGACGAAAGCCAGGTATCTCACATACAAGTCCGAGGCCTCCACTGTTCAAGCTATAAGCGATTTGGACTTTTTTCTATCCCAATTAGTGCCTTTTGTAAGTGTAGATTTAATGGGTGGAGAATTTGACCCAACGAATCATGTCCTGCCACAAAAACCAATGCATCCTTGCATGTTTCCAAGCTCTCGTCGTTTCTATGACAACACTTTTCACACAGTAAGCAACCCCTATGAATGCAAAATCAACGGTGTCTATATTTTGGGCACATCTGGTCAAAATCTTGATAATCTGAAGTCTTACAGCAACGTAGATGATGATATAAAACTATTGTCTTCAATGATTGAGTGTCAACATGTTGCCCCAACAGCCCCGGACACTTTAGGTTGTTTTCCATTTTACAAATCTGACCCCTTTATAATTGAGCAATGTCCGCATGTATTTTTCAGTGGAAAtcaatcaaaatatttctcCTCTGTTAAAAAGGGGGCAGAAGGACAAAAGGTACTGCTTTTAGCTGTGCCTGCTTTTACACAAACATGTTCTGCAGTTTTAGTAAACTTGAAAGACCTAACAGCTGAGGAAATCAATTTTGAAGCAGATTGGAGCCAATCAAATTCTTCAGTGGGTGAAATATCACcggaaaaatga
- the LOC100184951 gene encoding transcription initiation factor TFIID subunit 5-like, translated as MAEYQPPFTSAAKAEPAPFPAAPSDPLPQDVVMKVEEQPPDPPAGEVVVQEVPVADADPPIKLVSDDDQKTLLAVLQFLRKNNLSKTASALAKETESAGVTSLTCDSNGNSHMSVAEVSSLLSAYSNEADPSSYDDNYRILQQFVQSSMDANKCELDQLLYPVFLHMYLELVYNNHRAKAEAFFTKFSGELESYHESDLHQLSNIISKSQMEGNSFIFNLKSNKFVIRMSRESNSLIKKFLQDKNVPIIRNIIKDQITMDEFDGLPRTKTQIWASAGGLCGEAKQDENKSKVYFGLLKEPDIDIPLDDEDETVEEPTEGGGSSKSKRRKKKEFLSKKNKTDPNAPSVTRVPLPEMKDADKLEKIAAARESLKRIRLAGLDRVSPSVCCYTFTNAFGSVTAVDICDDSSLLAAGFQDSHIRVWSLTPRTLRSVKSAAELGLLDKEGDDIFDRMMDDCTGVESKPLYGHSGTVYSLSFSPCRTLLISSSEDGSVRLWSLLTWTNLMVYKGHIWPVWGVKFSPHGHYFASCGQDRVARIWVTDHHQPLRIFAGHLSDVDCVAYHHNSNYIATGSSDRSVRVWDVLNGNCVRVFTGHKKPVMCLAWSPDGRYLASGGQDNMVLVWDISSKVMIGQFKGHTATVHTLAFSRDGEVLASGGLDNCVKIWDFQQVVWDIDTDDIGMQRGHATISDKNYLLSDYPTKSTPILHFHFTRRNLLLAVGVFSNS; from the exons atgGCGGAGTACCAACCTCCCTTCACAAGTGCTGCAAAAGCTGAGCCCGCCCCGTTTCCTGCTGCTCCCTCTGATCCCCTTCCCCAAGATGTTGTCATGAAAGTGGAAGAGCAACCCCCTGATCCTCCAGCCGGCGAGGTTGTGGTCCAGGAGGTTCCAGTCGCGGATGCCGATCCTCCAATAAAGCTCGTTTCTGATGACGATCAAAAGACGCTCCTTGCTGTTCTTCAGtttttgagaaaaaataatttgtctAAAACTGCATCTGCATTGGCCAAAGAAACAGAAAGTGCTGGag TCACATCTTTGACGTGTGATAGCAATGGCAACTCCCATATGAGTGTGGCAGAAGTGAGTTCATTACTTTCTGCATATTCTAATGAAGCAGATCCATCAAGTTATGATGACAACTATAG AATTCTCCAGCAGTTTGTGCAGAGCAGTATGGATGCAAATAAATGTGAATTAGATCAGTTGCTCTACCCTGTATTTCTACACATGTATCTAGAACTTGTGTATAACAACCACAGAGCTAAGGCTGAAGCTTTTTTCACCAAGTTCAG TGGGGAATTAGAAAGTTACCATGAATCTGATCTTCATCAGCTttcaaacataatatccaagtcaCAAATGGaaggaaacagttttatttttaacctaaaGAGCAACAAATTCGTGATTCGGATGTCCCGTGAATCAAATTCActcataaaaaagtttttacaa GATAAGAATGTTCCTATTATCCGAAATATAATTAAAGATCAAATAACAATGGATGAGTTTGACGGCCTGCCTCGGACCAAGACCCAAATATGGGCAAGCGCTGGTGGATTGTGCGGAGAAGCTAAACAAGATGAAAACAAATCAAAG gtttacTTTGGACTTTTAAAAGAGCCGGACATTGATATTCCTCTTGATGATGAGGATGAGACTGTGGAGGAACCTACGGAGGGTGGAGGGAGCAGCAAGTCAAAGAGGAGGAAGAAGAAGGAGTTTTTATCAAAGAAGAACAAAACTGATCCAAATGCTCCGTCTGTTACAAGAGTACCTTTGCCCGAAATGaag GATGCTGATAAACTGGAAAAAATTGCAGCAGCTCGAGAAAGCCTAAAGAGAATCCGACTGGCAGGGCTGGACAGGGTGTCCCCTTCTGTATGTTGTTATACTTTCACTAATGCATTTGGAAGTGTAACTGCTGTTGATATATGTGATGACTCCTCACTGCTTGCTGCTG gTTTTCAAGATTCCCACATACGAGTATGGAGTCTTACACCACGGACATTACGATCCGTTAAATCTGCTGCTGAACTTGGTTTACTCGATAAAGAAGGTGACGATATATTCGACAGAATGATGGATGATTGTACTGGTGTAGAATCCAA ACCTTTATACGGCCACAGTGGAACTGTATACTCGTTAAGTTTCAGCCCATGTCGGACATTGCTTATTTCATCATCTGAAGATGGAAGTGTCAG ATTATGGAGTCTGTTGACATGGACAAATCTAATGGTATACAAAGGACATATTTGGCCAGTATGGGGAGTTAAGTTCAGTCCCCATGGTCACTACTTCGCATCCTGTGGGCAAGATAGAGTGGCACGAATATGGGTGACTGACCATCATCAACCATTGAGAATATTTGCAG GACATTTGTCAGATGTGGATTGCGTGGCTTACCATCATAATTCAAACTACATTGCTACTGGTTCAAGTGACCGTAGTGTAAGAGTATGGGATGTGCTGAATGGAAATTGTGTTCGTGTGTTCACTGGACACAAG AAACCTGTCATGTGTCTGGCTTGGTCACCTGATGGAAGATACTTAGCTTCAGGTGGCCAGGACAACATGGTTCTTGTGTGGGACATCTCAAGTAAAGTTATGATAGGTCAATTCAAAGGCCACACAGCTACTGTGCACACGTTAGCATTCAGCAGAGATGGTGAAGTCTTAGCATCAG GTGGTCTTGACAATTGCGTAAAAATCTGGGACTTCCAACAAGTAGTTTGGGACATTGACACAGATGATATTGGCATGCAAAGAGGGCATGCCACGATATCTGACAAGAACTATCTTCTTTCTGACTACCCAACAAAATCAACGCCAATATTACATTTCCATTTTACGCGACGAAATTTGTTACTAGCTGTTGGGGTTTTCTCAAACAGCTGA
- the LOC104265895 gene encoding protein archease-like yields the protein MEEKLPAYEENTSGYHNVIKKFEYLDHTADVQIHSWGDNIEETFEQAAMAMFNYMTDIDGVRPVKTVEITAEGTDYMSLLFHFMDEFLFLSSCDDFFMAREIKITNFDRENWRMEALGYGEDFNQERHGGKGTEVKAITYSAMQVIESEAKSEIFVIVDI from the coding sequence ATGGAAGAAAAATTGCCCGCGTACGAGGAGAATACGTCGGGATATCATAATGTCATAAAGAAATTTGAATACCTTGATCATACAGCTGATGTGCAAATTCATTCATGGGGCGATAACATTGAAGAAACCTTCGAGCAAGCGGCTATGGCAATGTTTAACTATATGACAGATATTGACGGCGTCCGACCGGTTAAAACGGTTGAAATAACGGCGGAGGGTACGGACTATATGTCGCTGCTGTTTCACTTTATGGACGAGTTTCTTTTCCTGTCGAGTTGCGACGATTTTTTTATGGCAAGGGAAATAAAGATCACGAACTTTGATCGCGAGAACTGGCGCATGGAAGCGTTGGGTTATGGGGAAGATTTTAACCAAGAACGGCACGGTGGGAAAGGCACCGAAGTGAAAGCAATCACTTACAGTGCAATGCAAGTTATTGAGAGTGAAGCAAAATCCGAAATCTTTGTCATTGTTGATATTTAA